The following coding sequences are from one Myxococcales bacterium window:
- a CDS encoding alpha/beta hydrolase: protein MALSGSPPPLLQDRIFRVTTRRSGTLATTLHPLTTPDGVRISVSRLPNPGARDVCLLIHGLTTSSDMYVMPEHYGLAAFLHDQGYDVWLADFRMSNHYAYNTDATFTFDEIGAYDWPTIIDFIRRTVGSDARLHVICHCLGSVTFHHALYGKHVSGITSVVSNSVSLNPRVHPFAMMKLVAAPFLVDSVLRMRVVDPRWGQPGVKAPWVGRALAKLVNLVHLECNDPACNLVSFLWGSGFPAVFTHEKMAPETHDRLTELFGPVAMSYFRNVRHGVFNGNCFGRYSTKPEFAKLPDRYIDRVGEVVVPTLLLSGDQNHIFPGANALTAALIARKGLSGYAYRELPGYGHQDVLMGKDCDREVFPLIHQFIRAQALAGVSRP from the coding sequence ATGGCTCTTTCTGGCTCGCCGCCTCCCCTCCTGCAGGATCGCATCTTCCGCGTGACCACCCGTCGCAGCGGCACGTTGGCAACCACGCTGCATCCCTTGACGACACCGGACGGCGTGCGCATCTCGGTGTCGCGCCTCCCGAACCCCGGCGCCCGCGACGTCTGTTTGCTGATTCATGGCCTCACCACGTCCTCGGACATGTACGTGATGCCCGAACATTACGGGCTGGCTGCCTTCTTGCACGACCAGGGCTACGACGTGTGGTTGGCGGACTTCCGCATGAGCAATCACTACGCATACAACACGGACGCCACTTTCACGTTCGACGAGATTGGCGCTTACGACTGGCCGACGATCATCGATTTCATCAGACGCACAGTGGGTTCCGATGCGCGCCTGCACGTGATCTGCCACTGCCTGGGGTCGGTCACCTTTCACCATGCCCTATACGGCAAGCACGTGTCGGGCATCACGAGTGTCGTATCGAACAGCGTATCCTTGAACCCGCGGGTCCATCCCTTTGCGATGATGAAGCTGGTCGCCGCGCCTTTCCTCGTGGATTCCGTGCTGCGCATGCGGGTTGTCGATCCGCGGTGGGGACAGCCGGGCGTAAAGGCCCCCTGGGTGGGGCGGGCCCTCGCCAAGCTCGTGAACCTGGTGCACCTCGAGTGCAATGACCCCGCCTGCAACCTCGTGAGCTTTTTGTGGGGTTCCGGCTTCCCGGCGGTGTTCACACACGAGAAGATGGCGCCCGAGACCCACGACCGCCTCACGGAGCTGTTTGGGCCCGTGGCCATGTCCTATTTTCGCAACGTGCGGCACGGCGTGTTCAACGGCAACTGCTTCGGGCGTTACTCAACCAAACCAGAGTTCGCGAAACTGCCGGATCGCTACATCGATCGGGTGGGTGAAGTGGTGGTGCCCACGCTCTTGCTCTCCGGAGACCAAAATCACATCTTCCCTGGGGCCAACGCGCTCACCGCAGCGCTCATCGCCCGCAAGGGCCTCTCGGGATACGCGTACCGAGAGCTTCCCGGATATGGTCATCAAGACGTGCTGATGGGCAAGGATTGCGATCGCGAAGTGTTTCCTCTCATTCACCAGTTCATCCGGGCGCAGGCGCTTGCGGGGGTGAGCCGCCCATGA
- a CDS encoding GMC family oxidoreductase — translation MSDSHFDAVVVGSGFGGSVMAYRLAEAGLSVCVLERGKAYKPGSYPRAPHELARNFWDPAAGLYGMFHLWQFKHLNALVSSGLGGGSLIYANVLIRKDEAWFADEGATEGTYEPWPVSRADLDPHYDEVEKQIGLEVYPAHLAASTPKTRAYAAAAARAGLDHACLPLAVTFSRPGQTPGEPVVPLDTDNLHGQTRTTCRLCGECDVGCNYGSKNTLDLTYLSQAKKRGAEIRTGADVRAFRALPKGGWAVDYIDQSLQDGVPVDKAKRLTLTAGQLILAAGTLGSTHLMLRNRGNLKGQLPKLGSRFCGNGDILGMAVLAKDEAGTFRELAPNRGPVITSRVRLPDALDGPGAKGRGAYIEDAGFPVFLNWVAESFSAVRKGGRAWGFVWELLKRTLGLSHDTDFSREFSRLISGNELTMASLPMLGMGRDVPDGLLHLNEGGRLDSTWNVKTSAAFFDRVRDHMKILSHQMGAKFQDNPLWWFKRLVTVHPLGGCPMGRHAQEGVVDDHGEVFENPGLFVADGAVMPGPVGPNPSLTIAALADRFANRVIANHKKGISA, via the coding sequence ATGAGCGACTCTCACTTCGACGCCGTCGTCGTCGGTTCAGGTTTTGGCGGTTCGGTCATGGCCTACCGCCTGGCGGAGGCAGGGCTGTCCGTCTGCGTGCTCGAGCGGGGCAAAGCGTACAAGCCCGGGAGCTACCCCCGCGCGCCTCACGAGCTGGCCCGCAACTTCTGGGATCCCGCGGCAGGCCTCTACGGCATGTTCCACCTGTGGCAGTTCAAGCACTTGAACGCCCTCGTCAGCAGCGGGCTGGGCGGAGGCTCGCTCATTTACGCCAACGTGCTCATCCGCAAGGACGAAGCTTGGTTCGCCGACGAAGGCGCCACAGAGGGGACCTACGAGCCTTGGCCGGTCAGCCGCGCCGATCTCGACCCGCACTACGACGAGGTGGAAAAGCAGATTGGCCTGGAGGTGTATCCCGCGCATCTCGCCGCCTCGACCCCGAAGACGCGCGCCTACGCTGCGGCCGCGGCCCGTGCGGGCTTGGATCATGCCTGCCTGCCCCTGGCCGTGACCTTCTCCCGCCCGGGGCAGACGCCCGGCGAGCCCGTGGTCCCTCTCGACACGGATAACCTGCACGGACAGACCCGTACCACCTGCCGGCTTTGTGGCGAATGCGACGTTGGCTGCAACTATGGCAGCAAGAACACGCTCGACCTCACCTACCTCTCGCAGGCGAAAAAACGGGGAGCCGAGATCCGGACAGGGGCCGACGTGCGCGCGTTCCGCGCCCTACCCAAGGGCGGATGGGCCGTGGACTACATCGACCAAAGCCTGCAAGACGGCGTGCCCGTGGATAAAGCCAAGCGCCTCACCCTCACCGCCGGCCAGCTGATCCTGGCGGCGGGCACGCTCGGCAGCACCCACTTGATGCTGCGCAATCGGGGGAACCTCAAAGGGCAACTGCCGAAACTCGGGAGCCGCTTTTGCGGCAACGGCGACATTTTGGGCATGGCCGTGCTTGCGAAGGATGAAGCGGGCACGTTTCGTGAGCTGGCGCCCAACCGCGGCCCCGTGATCACGAGCCGGGTTCGTCTGCCCGACGCGCTCGACGGCCCCGGCGCGAAGGGACGGGGCGCGTACATCGAGGATGCCGGCTTTCCCGTGTTCCTCAACTGGGTGGCCGAGTCGTTCAGCGCCGTCCGCAAGGGAGGACGGGCCTGGGGTTTCGTTTGGGAGCTCCTCAAACGTACGCTGGGCTTGTCGCACGATACCGATTTCAGCCGCGAGTTCTCGAGGCTCATCAGCGGCAACGAATTGACCATGGCCTCGCTGCCCATGCTCGGCATGGGCCGTGACGTTCCCGACGGCCTGCTGCACCTCAACGAGGGCGGCCGGCTCGATTCCACCTGGAACGTCAAGACGTCGGCCGCCTTCTTCGATCGGGTGCGCGACCACATGAAGATCCTTTCGCATCAGATGGGCGCCAAGTTTCAGGATAACCCTCTGTGGTGGTTCAAACGTCTCGTGACCGTGCACCCGCTTGGGGGATGTCCCATGGGGCGGCACGCGCAGGAAGGCGTGGTGGACGATCACGGCGAGGTCTTCGAGAACCCGGGCCTCTTCGTTGCCGATGGCGCCGTGATGCCGGGTCCCGTGGGACCGAACCCAAGCCTCACGATCGCAGCCCTCGCAGACCGCTTCGCGAACCGCGTGATCGCCAACCACAAAAAGGGGATCTCGGCATGA
- a CDS encoding GatB/YqeY domain-containing protein — protein sequence MSIEAQLNDALKEAMRNKDSRSANCVRMLKTKHMERRTAAGFKGELNDELWLDVVAAYQKQLKKSREEYAGLGERGQEAIEQIDFEIGFCARFLPQLAGEDEVRAAVKETVSRMGATDPKQAGRVMGEVMKTNKGKFDAGMVKRLVDEVLTGA from the coding sequence ATGTCCATCGAAGCGCAACTCAACGATGCCCTCAAGGAGGCCATGCGGAACAAAGACAGCCGCTCGGCCAACTGTGTCCGCATGCTCAAGACCAAACACATGGAGCGCCGGACGGCCGCTGGCTTCAAGGGCGAGCTCAACGACGAGCTCTGGCTCGACGTGGTCGCTGCTTACCAAAAGCAACTCAAAAAAAGCCGCGAGGAGTACGCAGGGCTCGGAGAGCGTGGGCAGGAGGCCATCGAGCAAATTGATTTCGAGATTGGTTTCTGCGCCCGCTTCCTGCCTCAGCTGGCGGGCGAAGACGAGGTGCGTGCGGCCGTGAAGGAAACAGTCTCCCGCATGGGAGCGACCGATCCCAAACAGGCGGGCCGGGTGATGGGCGAGGTCATGAAGACCAACAAAGGCAAGTTCGACGCCGGCATGGTCAAGCGCCTGGTGGACGAGGTTTTGACGGGCGCTTGA
- a CDS encoding pyrimidine/purine nucleoside phosphorylase — protein sequence MSTLKHNTYFEGQVQSVGFERHGRRATVGVIAPGEFHFNTDAPERMTVTSGTLDVRLPGHSHFVPYPQGTVFEVPGGSGFDVRATTPAAYLCEFL from the coding sequence ATGAGCACCCTCAAGCACAACACGTATTTCGAAGGCCAAGTGCAAAGCGTCGGCTTCGAGCGCCACGGTCGTCGCGCCACGGTGGGCGTGATCGCGCCCGGAGAGTTTCACTTCAACACCGACGCGCCGGAGCGCATGACCGTGACGAGCGGCACCCTCGACGTGCGCCTGCCGGGCCACAGTCACTTCGTGCCCTACCCCCAGGGCACCGTGTTCGAGGTGCCAGGGGGCAGCGGCTTCGACGTGCGCGCCACCACACCGGCGGCATACCTCTGCGAGTTTCTGTAG
- the metF gene encoding methylenetetrahydrofolate reductase [NAD(P)H] — translation MKICDLFPTNRRLFSFEFFPPKTDAGEAALEKTITDLEDLRPSFVSVTYGAGGSTRDRTIDLVSRIQKEGITAMAHLTCVGANRTELGAVADRLAEAGIENIIALRGDPPAGAETFETPKDGFAYASELVAFLRQRYGQRFCVAGAGYPEGHVECRDPELDIVNLKKKINAGVDFVVSQLFFDNRYYFDFVERARQAGINVPIVAGIMPILNVAQIERFTKMCGASIPATLHKELDRHRNDPVGAQQLGTAYATAQCVDLLQRGAPGIHFYTLNQSAATRIILTALRTAGLA, via the coding sequence ATGAAGATCTGCGATCTCTTCCCCACGAACCGCCGCCTGTTTTCGTTCGAGTTTTTTCCTCCCAAGACCGACGCCGGCGAGGCCGCGCTCGAAAAAACGATCACGGACCTCGAAGACCTGCGCCCCTCCTTCGTGTCCGTGACTTACGGCGCTGGCGGCTCGACCCGGGATCGCACGATCGACCTGGTTTCGCGGATCCAGAAAGAGGGCATCACGGCCATGGCTCACCTCACCTGCGTGGGCGCAAACCGCACGGAGCTCGGCGCCGTGGCGGACAGACTGGCCGAGGCGGGGATCGAAAACATCATTGCCTTGCGCGGCGATCCGCCAGCGGGCGCCGAGACCTTCGAGACCCCGAAAGACGGCTTCGCGTACGCCTCCGAGCTGGTGGCGTTCCTGCGCCAGCGCTACGGGCAACGCTTCTGTGTCGCGGGCGCGGGCTACCCGGAGGGGCACGTCGAATGCCGCGATCCCGAACTCGATATCGTCAACCTCAAGAAGAAGATCAACGCCGGCGTGGACTTCGTCGTGAGCCAGCTCTTCTTCGACAACCGCTACTATTTCGACTTCGTCGAACGGGCGCGTCAGGCGGGCATCAACGTGCCGATCGTGGCGGGGATCATGCCGATCCTGAACGTGGCACAGATCGAGCGCTTCACGAAGATGTGCGGCGCTTCGATCCCGGCCACCTTGCACAAAGAGCTCGATCGCCACCGCAACGATCCCGTGGGGGCGCAGCAGCTGGGCACGGCCTACGCCACTGCCCAGTGCGTCGACCTACTCCAACGCGGCGCCCCTGGTATTCACTTCTATACGCTGAACCAGTCCGCCGCGACCCGGATCATCCTCACGGCGTTGCGGACCGCCGGCTTGGCCTGA
- the clpX gene encoding ATP-dependent Clp protease ATP-binding subunit ClpX, producing the protein MRLNPRSEAGPVLSPRQIFEHLNRYVVGQERAKRTVAIAAYNHLKRCLQARGGRRLLRKSNILLVGPTGSGKTHIARTLAELLDVPLQIADATEYTEAGYYGKDVEVMVGELLQKANQDVDRAQRGIVFIDEIDKIARRSPGARTGAGARDIGGEGVQQSLLKLLEGRELYVPMNLTQHWNKHDFVPMDTQDILFIAAGTFADLKPYRESSAPVGFGHSERPAHASDTSRVTEKDLLDYGLIGELLGRLPVRVRLQALGEPELLQVLTEPPDSVVKEFTTLLQLDGVNLKFSDEALREVVRHALARKTGARSLRTLVEELCHDLMFEAPERKGQTFVIDRAYAAARLEALGEDLAS; encoded by the coding sequence ATGCGTTTGAACCCGCGAAGCGAAGCCGGCCCGGTGCTGTCGCCGCGGCAAATCTTCGAGCACCTCAACCGCTACGTGGTGGGGCAGGAACGTGCCAAGCGCACGGTGGCCATCGCGGCCTACAACCACCTCAAGCGCTGCCTGCAGGCGCGCGGCGGGCGGCGCTTGCTGCGCAAATCGAACATCTTGCTCGTGGGGCCCACGGGCTCGGGTAAAACGCACATCGCCCGCACGCTCGCCGAGCTTTTGGACGTGCCGCTTCAGATCGCGGACGCCACCGAGTACACCGAGGCTGGGTACTACGGCAAGGACGTCGAGGTCATGGTGGGCGAACTGCTGCAAAAGGCCAACCAGGACGTCGACCGCGCGCAGCGGGGCATCGTGTTCATCGACGAAATCGACAAGATCGCGCGCCGCAGTCCGGGCGCGCGGACGGGGGCGGGCGCCCGCGACATCGGCGGCGAAGGGGTGCAGCAATCCTTGCTGAAGCTGCTCGAGGGCCGAGAGCTCTACGTGCCCATGAACCTCACCCAGCACTGGAACAAACACGATTTCGTTCCCATGGACACGCAGGACATCCTGTTCATTGCGGCCGGGACCTTCGCCGACCTCAAGCCTTATCGAGAGTCCTCCGCTCCCGTGGGCTTCGGACACTCAGAAAGGCCTGCGCACGCGTCCGACACGAGCCGCGTGACGGAGAAGGACCTTCTCGACTACGGCCTCATCGGCGAGCTGCTCGGGCGCTTGCCCGTGCGGGTGCGGCTGCAAGCCCTGGGCGAGCCGGAACTGCTCCAGGTGCTCACCGAGCCACCGGATTCCGTGGTCAAAGAATTCACCACCCTGCTGCAGCTCGATGGCGTGAATCTGAAGTTTTCAGACGAAGCGCTGCGAGAGGTGGTGCGCCACGCGCTGGCGCGGAAGACCGGCGCGCGCAGCCTTCGCACCTTGGTGGAAGAGCTCTGTCACGACCTCATGTTCGAGGCGCCCGAGCGGAAAGGCCAGACCTTCGTCATCGATCGCGCGTACGCGGCCGCGCGGCTCGAAGCTTTGGGCGAAGATCTGGCCTCCTGA
- the eno gene encoding phosphopyruvate hydratase, whose protein sequence is MKAIITRVSAREILDSRGNPTIEAEVELDSGICAAAGVPSGASTGEHEAVELRDGDKGRYLGKGVLKAVENVSKLLAPALEGRDVFDQAGLDAAMNEVDGTPNKAKVGANAILGVSMAAARAAAYELDVPLYKYLGGPNARVLPVPMMNIINGGAHANNKLDFQEFMIVPLGLPSFREALRAGAEVFHNLKKILNDGGHSTSVGDEGGFAPNLNGAEEACGVIVDAIKKAGYTPGKDIGLALDVASSELFKDGKYVFKKEGKTLDTAGMIALYKKLAQDFHVVSVEDGMAENDWDGWVALTKELGESVQLVGDDLFVTNAERIQMGIAKSAANSVLVKVNQIGSITETLEAVESAHRNGWTTVTSHRSGETEDAFIADLAVATRAGQIKTGSLARSDRTAKYNRLLKIEQELGATAIYPGVSAFRAKR, encoded by the coding sequence ATGAAAGCGATCATCACCCGAGTTTCCGCCCGCGAGATCCTGGATTCGCGCGGCAATCCCACCATCGAAGCCGAGGTCGAGCTCGACAGCGGCATCTGCGCTGCGGCCGGTGTGCCTTCGGGCGCGTCCACCGGCGAGCACGAGGCCGTCGAGCTGCGTGACGGCGACAAGGGCCGTTACCTCGGCAAGGGCGTGCTCAAGGCCGTCGAGAACGTTTCCAAGTTGCTGGCGCCCGCGCTCGAAGGGCGCGACGTGTTCGATCAGGCCGGTCTCGATGCGGCCATGAACGAGGTGGACGGCACCCCGAACAAGGCCAAGGTGGGCGCCAACGCCATCCTGGGCGTCTCGATGGCTGCGGCCCGCGCTGCGGCGTACGAGCTGGACGTTCCGCTCTACAAGTACCTGGGTGGCCCGAACGCCCGCGTGTTGCCCGTGCCCATGATGAACATCATCAACGGCGGCGCCCACGCCAACAACAAGCTCGACTTCCAGGAGTTCATGATCGTTCCCCTGGGTCTTCCCAGCTTCCGTGAGGCCCTTCGTGCGGGCGCCGAGGTGTTCCACAACCTCAAAAAGATTCTGAACGACGGCGGCCACAGCACCTCCGTGGGCGACGAGGGTGGCTTTGCCCCCAACCTGAACGGTGCCGAAGAGGCCTGCGGGGTGATCGTCGACGCGATCAAGAAGGCCGGTTACACGCCTGGCAAGGACATCGGCCTGGCCCTCGACGTGGCCAGCAGCGAGCTCTTCAAGGACGGCAAGTACGTCTTCAAGAAAGAGGGCAAGACCCTCGACACCGCCGGCATGATCGCGCTTTACAAAAAACTGGCGCAGGACTTCCACGTGGTTTCGGTGGAAGACGGCATGGCCGAAAACGACTGGGACGGCTGGGTGGCGTTGACCAAGGAGCTCGGCGAGAGCGTGCAGCTCGTGGGCGACGATCTCTTCGTGACCAACGCCGAGCGCATTCAGATGGGCATCGCCAAGAGCGCCGCAAACAGCGTGCTCGTGAAGGTGAACCAGATCGGCTCCATCACGGAGACCCTGGAGGCCGTCGAGAGCGCCCACCGCAATGGCTGGACCACCGTGACCTCGCACCGCTCCGGGGAGACCGAAGACGCGTTCATCGCGGATCTCGCGGTGGCCACGCGCGCAGGGCAGATCAAGACCGGCTCGCTCGCCCGCTCGGACAGGACGGCAAAGTACAACCGCCTGCTCAAGATCGAGCAGGAGCTCGGTGCGACCGCCATCTACCCCGGCGTTTCGGCCTTCCGCGCCAAGCGCTGA
- a CDS encoding acyl-CoA dehydrogenase family protein yields MVGFDFTEEQQQLIDTARNFTKNEIIPVAGELDEHGTFPDEICKKAWETGLMNCELPESIGGLGLSCLSHCLILEEISYGCVGVNTTLAGNALASMPLMLAGSDAQKKEYLGRLLEKPIFAAYACSEPDAGSDVAGLKSRYRKEGNTYILTGQKRWITNGGVADWYVTFARAEGTERHKGVTCFVLDRSLPGVSVGKKENKMGQRASNTTDVLFDEVKLDASHVVGPEGEGFKIAMRTFDRTRPWIAAGAAGLIRRCLDESRTYALERKTFGVPIAQHQAVQFMLAEMAIAHEATRLLCHKAAWAIEQGQIDSVVSSYAKAYGADAAMQVATDAVQIFGGYGYTKEYPVEKLMRDAKLLQIYEGTSQIQRMVIARNVLAGK; encoded by the coding sequence ATGGTTGGTTTCGACTTCACGGAAGAGCAACAGCAACTCATCGACACGGCCCGCAACTTCACGAAGAACGAGATCATACCGGTCGCCGGTGAGCTCGACGAGCACGGCACGTTCCCCGACGAGATCTGCAAGAAGGCCTGGGAGACGGGCCTCATGAATTGTGAGCTGCCCGAGTCGATCGGCGGGCTCGGGCTTTCGTGCTTGTCTCATTGCCTGATCCTGGAAGAGATCTCTTATGGCTGCGTGGGGGTGAACACCACGCTGGCGGGTAATGCCCTGGCCTCGATGCCGCTCATGTTGGCGGGCTCGGACGCACAGAAAAAGGAGTACCTCGGCCGTTTGCTCGAGAAGCCGATTTTCGCCGCCTACGCGTGCTCGGAACCCGATGCCGGCTCGGACGTGGCAGGGCTCAAGAGCCGTTACCGGAAAGAGGGAAACACGTACATCCTGACGGGCCAGAAGCGCTGGATCACGAACGGCGGCGTGGCCGATTGGTATGTCACCTTCGCGCGCGCCGAGGGCACCGAACGGCACAAGGGCGTGACCTGCTTCGTGCTCGACCGAAGCCTGCCGGGCGTCTCCGTGGGGAAGAAAGAAAACAAGATGGGGCAGCGGGCCTCGAACACCACCGACGTGCTCTTCGACGAGGTGAAGCTCGACGCCAGCCACGTGGTGGGCCCCGAGGGCGAGGGTTTCAAGATCGCCATGCGCACCTTCGATCGCACCCGGCCCTGGATCGCCGCCGGGGCGGCCGGGTTGATTCGGCGCTGCCTCGATGAATCGCGGACCTACGCCCTCGAGCGCAAGACCTTCGGGGTGCCCATCGCGCAACATCAGGCCGTGCAGTTCATGCTGGCCGAGATGGCCATCGCTCACGAAGCCACCCGGCTGCTCTGTCACAAGGCCGCCTGGGCCATCGAGCAGGGTCAGATCGACTCGGTGGTCTCGAGCTACGCCAAGGCCTACGGCGCCGACGCGGCCATGCAGGTCGCCACGGACGCCGTACAAATCTTCGGCGGCTACGGGTACACCAAGGAGTACCCCGTGGAAAAGCTGATGCGGGACGCGAAGCTGCTGCAAATCTACGAGGGCACGAGCCAGATCCAGCGGATGGTGATCGCGCGCAACGTGCTGGCAGGCAAATAG
- a CDS encoding cytochrome c biogenesis protein, translating to MTTSSKANRPPGLTLPFLLGALVCAVGFAWVPQMIVQAPVESTMGPVQKIFYFHVPCAWLLMLSVFVCAGGSVAYLFKGSEAGDRLARASAELAVLFGICVLVTGPLWGRVAWGVYWQWDARLTSSLLLWLIMLAYLLARRYGGPASRKLAAALALFAAADVPLVYVSVHIWRTIHPKTSVVPSLQPEMRSVFWTSLLLFSVFWGVLLAVRLRLERLRAEVETLHLDVEDALEDPAGLPPLMETKRA from the coding sequence ATGACGACCTCCTCGAAAGCGAACCGGCCCCCGGGTCTCACCTTGCCCTTTTTGCTGGGCGCACTGGTGTGTGCCGTGGGCTTTGCCTGGGTACCCCAGATGATCGTGCAAGCCCCCGTCGAGTCGACGATGGGGCCGGTACAGAAGATCTTCTATTTTCACGTGCCCTGCGCCTGGCTGCTCATGCTCTCGGTGTTCGTGTGCGCCGGCGGCAGTGTGGCGTATCTCTTCAAAGGTTCCGAGGCGGGCGACCGCCTGGCCCGCGCCAGCGCCGAGCTCGCGGTGCTCTTCGGCATCTGCGTCCTGGTGACCGGCCCGCTGTGGGGCCGCGTGGCGTGGGGTGTGTACTGGCAGTGGGATGCCCGCCTCACCAGCTCCTTGCTGCTGTGGCTCATCATGCTCGCCTACCTGCTGGCCCGGCGGTACGGTGGCCCCGCCTCTCGAAAACTGGCCGCCGCGCTCGCGCTCTTCGCCGCGGCTGATGTGCCCCTGGTTTACGTCAGCGTGCACATCTGGCGCACCATCCATCCGAAGACCTCGGTCGTGCCCTCGCTCCAGCCCGAGATGCGTAGCGTGTTTTGGACCTCGCTGCTGCTTTTCTCGGTGTTCTGGGGCGTGCTTCTGGCCGTGCGCTTGCGCCTCGAGCGCCTGCGGGCCGAAGTGGAGACGCTGCACCTCGATGTCGAAGACGCCCTCGAAGACCCCGCGGGCTTGCCCCCCCTCATGGAGACCAAACGCGCATGA
- a CDS encoding heme exporter protein CcmB: MSTNRPPSFFKTVLLVAGKDLRIEWRSREITATMGFFAVLVVLIFAFAFVNPAGDALLPPVTAGILWVGLLFSGTIALARTFDRERDLEAVRALLLSPAPRAAIYLGKLLGVVALMLLVEAVVTFLAAVFFSADIGRHAAWLVVLLVLGTVGYGAVGTVISGALLRAKSRDALIAALLFPLVTPLVMAGVRGTSLLLDPQTADLATVVFWTQFLASMDVIFVLLGLWAFEPVVTGE; encoded by the coding sequence ATGTCCACGAATCGTCCGCCTTCCTTCTTCAAAACCGTCTTGCTCGTCGCGGGCAAGGACCTTCGCATCGAGTGGCGTAGCCGCGAGATCACCGCCACCATGGGCTTTTTTGCCGTGCTCGTGGTGCTCATCTTCGCCTTCGCCTTCGTAAACCCGGCGGGCGACGCCCTCTTGCCCCCGGTGACGGCGGGCATCTTGTGGGTCGGGCTGCTGTTCTCCGGCACCATCGCCCTTGCCCGCACCTTCGACCGCGAGCGGGACTTGGAAGCGGTGAGGGCGCTGCTGCTTTCACCTGCGCCGCGGGCGGCCATCTATCTGGGCAAGCTGCTGGGCGTGGTGGCTCTGATGCTGCTGGTGGAGGCGGTGGTGACCTTCCTCGCCGCGGTCTTCTTCAGCGCGGACATCGGCCGCCACGCGGCCTGGCTGGTGGTGCTCCTGGTCCTGGGAACCGTGGGCTACGGGGCGGTGGGCACGGTCATCTCGGGCGCCCTGCTGCGCGCCAAGAGCCGGGACGCGCTCATCGCGGCCCTGCTGTTTCCTCTGGTCACGCCCCTCGTCATGGCGGGCGTGCGGGGCACGAGCCTTCTGCTCGATCCCCAAACGGCCGACCTGGCCACGGTTGTCTTCTGGACCCAATTTTTGGCTTCGATGGACGTCATCTTCGTGCTTTTGGGGTTGTGGGCCTTCGAGCCGGTGGTGACCGGCGAATGA
- a CDS encoding ABC transporter ATP-binding protein, producing the protein MSVEGPCLHLENVGKSFGRHRALVGVSTVFSPGQVATILGPNGAGKSTLLGVLATLVRPTTGTLRWGDAPLHPTAPARAAIGYVGHDPGLYGDLGAFDNLALFGALHGRQIAAPALLERVGLGHVDPTAPVRTYSRGMQQRLALARALLHEPPILLFDEPSAALDPTGAEWLAAQLAAQRADGRIVVVVTHDLDAVAPLADQVLVLRRGRLVYDAPVPVPLSGEDLRRLYQDKTAAARVPEAT; encoded by the coding sequence ATGTCCGTCGAGGGCCCGTGCTTGCACCTGGAGAACGTGGGCAAGTCCTTCGGGCGCCACCGCGCCCTCGTGGGGGTGAGCACCGTGTTTTCCCCGGGGCAGGTGGCCACCATCCTCGGACCGAACGGCGCCGGCAAGAGCACGTTACTGGGCGTGCTGGCCACGCTGGTTCGGCCCACCACGGGCACGCTTCGGTGGGGTGACGCTCCCCTGCATCCCACGGCACCCGCCCGCGCGGCGATCGGGTACGTGGGGCACGATCCGGGGCTCTACGGCGACCTCGGTGCCTTCGACAACCTCGCGCTCTTCGGCGCTTTGCACGGTCGACAGATCGCGGCCCCTGCCCTGCTCGAACGCGTGGGCTTGGGGCACGTCGATCCCACAGCTCCCGTACGAACGTATTCTCGGGGCATGCAGCAAAGGCTCGCCCTGGCTCGGGCGCTGCTCCACGAGCCCCCGATCCTGCTCTTCGACGAGCCCAGCGCGGCCCTGGATCCTACGGGCGCGGAGTGGCTGGCCGCGCAGCTGGCCGCACAGCGGGCCGATGGGCGCATCGTGGTGGTGGTGACCCACGACCTCGACGCCGTGGCGCCCCTGGCCGATCAGGTCCTGGTGCTCCGCCGGGGCCGCCTGGTGTACGACGCACCGGTGCCCGTGCCCCTTTCGGGCGAAGACCTGCGGCGTCTGTACCAGGACAAGACTGCCGCCGCGCGTGTGCCGGAGGCGACCTGA